A genomic region of Mus musculus strain C57BL/6J chromosome 7, GRCm38.p6 C57BL/6J contains the following coding sequences:
- the Olfr574 gene encoding olfactory receptor 574 — MFFRVCLQVTMLIFNNTTSPSSSSFLLTAFPGLELAHVWISIPVCGLYTIALLGNSIILFVIIIERSLHKPMYYFLSMLSVVDLGLTITTLPTVLGVLWFHAREISIKVCLIQMFFVHGFSFLESSVLVAMAFDRYLAICSPLKYATFLTDMMSFVIGLIICIRQVFFMFPSVMAVKSVSFQGGQELSHPFCFHPDIIKYTYTNPWISSFWGMFLQLYLNGTDLLFILFSYVLILRTVLNIVAPQKQQKALSTCVCHICAVTIFYVPMITLSVAHRLFSSTPRVICSILGNMYLLLPPVLNPIIYSLKTKVIRQAIFQLFRFKDARGYSMRSLRGRWARRRQFSST, encoded by the coding sequence ATGTTTTTCAGAGTGTGTCTTCAAGTCAccatgctgatcttcaataataccacatccccctcctcctccagcttCCTCCTTACGGCCTTCCCTGGATTAGAACTTGCTCACGTCTGGATCTCCATTCCTGTTTGTGGTCTCTACACCATTGCACTCTTAGGAAACAGTATTATTTTGTTTGTCATTATCATTGAACGGAGTCTCCACAAGCCCATGTACTATTTTCTCTCCATGCTGTCTGTTGTTGATCTAGGTCTGACCATCACAACCCTTCCCACAGTCCTTGGTGTCCTTTGGTTTCATGCCCGGGAGATCAGCATTAAAGTATGCCTCATTCAAATGTTCTTTGTGCATGGCTTCTCATTCCTGGAGTCTTCAGTGTTGGTGGCCATGGCTTTTGACCGCTACTTGGCCATCTGCAGCCCTCTGAAGTATGCTACTTTCCTGACAGACATGATGAGCTTTGTGATCGGACTGATCATCTGTATAAGACAGGTGTTTTTCATGTTTCCTTCAGTTATGGCTGTGAAGAGTGTGTCCTTCCAAGGAGGCCAAGAGCTTTCCCATCCATTTTGCTTCCATCCAGATATAATCAAATACACATACACCAACCCCTGGATCAGCAGCTTCTGGGGAATGTTTCTTCAGCTCTACCTGAACGGCACTGACTTATTGTTCATTCTTTTCTCCTACGTCCTGATCCTTCGCACTGTTCTGAACATCGTGGCTCCTCAAAAACAGCAGAAAGCTCTTAGCACATGTGTTTGTCACATCTGTGCTGTGACCATTTTCTATGTGCCAATGATCACCCTGTCTGTGGCACACCGTCTCTTCAGTTCTACTCCCAGGGTGATCTGTAGTATTTTGGGCAATATGTATCTGCTCTTGCCGCCTGTGCTGAATCCTATCATTTACAGCTTGAAGACCAAGGTTATTCGCCAAGCCATATTCCAGCTGTTCCGATTCAAGGATGCAAGGGGCTACAGTATGAGGAGCCTTAGAGGAAGGTGGGCTAGAAGGAGACAATTTTCCAGTACATGA
- the Olfr575 gene encoding olfactory receptor 575 → MLVKSSIMSVLNSSEIEITTFFLIGIPGLEYAHAWISIPICLMYLVAILGNCTILFVIRTEPSLHAPMYYFLSMLAISDLGLSLSSLPTMLRIFVFNATGISPNACFAQEFFIHGFTDMESSVLLIMSFDRFLAIRNPLRYSSILTSARVAKMGLVFLIKSMLLVLPFPFTLKRLAYCQKSLLSHSYCLHQDVMKLACSDNTVNFFYGFFVALCMMSDSMFIAVSYIFILKTVMGIGSHKERLKALNTCVSHICAVLIFYVPIIALASMHRFGKHKSPMAMILIADIFLLVPPLMNPIVYCVKTRQIREKVLGKLGLK, encoded by the coding sequence ATGCTTGTGAAGTCTTCTATCATGTCCGTTCTCAATTCTTCAGAAATTGAGATCACCACCTTCTTCCTGATTGGAATCCCAGGCCTGGAGTATGCTCATGCGTGGATCTCCATTCCCATCTGCCTCATGTACCTGGTGGCCATCCTGGGCAACTGCACCATCCTTTTTGTGATCAGGACTGAACCCTCACTCCATGCTCCCATGTACTATTTCCTTTCCATGTTGGCCATCTCTGACTTGGGCctgtccctttcctccctccccaccatgCTCCGGATCTTTGTGTTCAATGCCACAGGAATCTCCCCAAATGCCTGCTTTGCTCAAGAATTCTTTATCCATGGCTTCACTGACATGGAGTCCTCAGTGCTTCTGATTATGTCTTTTGACCGCTTCTTGGCCATACGCAACCCCCTCAGATACAGCTCTATCCTCACCAGTGCAAGAGTCGCCAAAATGGGACTGGTGTTTCTCATTAAAAGCATGCTCCTAGTGCTCCCATTTCCTTTCACTCTGAAAAGACTGGCATATTGTCAGAAAAGCCTCCTTTCTCACTCCTATTGTCTCCATCAGGATGTCATGAAGCTGGCCTGCTCTGACAACACAGTCAACTTTTTCTATGGTTTTTTTGTTGCACTCTGTATGATGTCAGACAGTATGTTCATTGCTGTCTCTTACATATTCATCCTGAAGACCGTgatgggcattggatcccataaAGAGCGCCTCAAGGCCCTCAATACCTGTGTCTCCCACATCTGTGCTGTGCTCATCTTCTATGTACCTATCATTGCTTTAGCATCCATGCACCGCTTTGGCAAGCACAagtcacctatggccatgatccTTATTGCTGACATCTTCTTGCTAGTGCCACCTTTGATGAATCCCATTGTGTACTGTGTAAAGACACGGCAAATTCGTGAAAAGGTTCTAGGAAAATTAggtctaaaataa